In Candidatus Palauibacter polyketidifaciens, one genomic interval encodes:
- a CDS encoding prolyl oligopeptidase family serine peptidase, with the protein MSPVSGSSPARIHRHRLLSLAAGVLLAPGVLLAPQVLAAQQVKPGLEHEDTYRWNSIGGRTISADGDWLAYVLTPWDGDPTLVIARSDGSAERRFRGRSPAFMRDSRHLAFRVPPVKAVVDSLRLEGKRGDDLPGDSLAVVNLAEAFADGAGDDGGVRRAGPIDSFRVPPDGGAFVAYLLSETPEEEEEEAEEEEAEEEAEEAEEEEEEAEEEEEERSAEYEKRHEKEDGTPLVLLNLDSGAEHAYADVVSYTVADAGNGLAYVTSTEEEGGDGIHLVDPASGESVEVLAGEGHYEQVAFDESGERFAFLSNVDEWEMDQPSFALYRSDGGAAEKVADHETAGVPAGWWISENGSVSFSEDGDRLFFGTAPRPEPEPDEEILDADRVTLDIWNWRDPYLQPMQLVQANRERNRSYLAVKHEGRDAVVQLGTASIPDVSRTETGTSDYVLATSDVPHRQKISWDGRYEDAYAVDVLTGERRMIVEGVRGFGGASLSPEGTYAYWWDETDRDWKAAPMDGSEPARSLTGSLPVAFYNELDDHPQGPPPYGGATWVEGDAAMLVYDRNDVWRVDPSGEDPAVRLTEGREADLRYRVQRVAEGGGGNFFGFGGFGGGGAGEGIEEGEVLFSVFDMGTKASGFARGRTDEAGRIEELIMGDVRYASPAKAEDAERHVWTRQTFVEFPDLWVGDADFGNARKLSDANPQQDEYRWGSAELVHWMSNDRTPLDGILIKPDGFDPSQQYPLMVYFYERMSDGLHSYQPPLPNRASVRFSFYASRGYVVFVPDIPYEIGYPGESALDAVVPGVQALIAQGFIDPDRVGVQGHSWGGYQIAYMITKTNVFAAAEAGAPVSNMTSAYGGIRWQSGMSRMFQYERTQSRIGGTLWDERDRYVHNSPVFFADKIRTPLLMLHNDEDGAVPWYQGIEMFVAMRRLGLPVFMLNYNGEGHGLGRQANQEDWAIRMQQFFDYYLIDAPAPRWMEEGVPAVVKGRDLGLELIGKPVSEQGGVSSERGSRG; encoded by the coding sequence ATGTCTCCCGTCTCTGGTTCGTCCCCTGCCCGGATTCACCGTCATCGTCTGCTCTCGCTGGCTGCCGGCGTCCTTCTCGCGCCCGGTGTCCTGCTCGCACCCCAGGTGCTGGCCGCCCAACAGGTCAAGCCGGGCCTCGAGCACGAGGACACCTACCGCTGGAACTCCATCGGCGGCCGCACGATCTCGGCGGATGGCGACTGGCTCGCCTACGTCCTGACGCCCTGGGACGGCGACCCCACGCTCGTGATCGCGCGCAGCGATGGCTCGGCGGAACGCCGCTTCCGCGGTCGCTCGCCCGCTTTCATGAGGGACTCTCGGCACCTCGCCTTCCGCGTGCCGCCGGTGAAGGCCGTGGTCGACTCGCTGCGCCTCGAAGGGAAGCGCGGGGACGATCTCCCCGGCGACTCGCTCGCCGTCGTGAACCTGGCCGAGGCCTTCGCGGACGGCGCCGGAGATGACGGCGGAGTCCGGCGCGCCGGCCCGATCGATTCCTTCCGGGTCCCGCCGGATGGGGGCGCCTTCGTCGCCTACCTCCTCTCCGAAACTCCCGAGGAGGAAGAAGAGGAAGCCGAGGAGGAGGAGGCCGAGGAGGAGGCCGAAGAGGCCGAGGAAGAGGAGGAGGAAGCGGAGGAGGAGGAAGAGGAGCGCTCCGCGGAGTACGAGAAGCGGCATGAGAAGGAAGACGGGACGCCGCTCGTGCTCCTGAACCTCGATTCAGGGGCGGAGCACGCCTACGCCGATGTCGTTTCCTACACGGTGGCCGACGCCGGGAACGGGCTCGCCTACGTGACCTCGACCGAGGAAGAGGGCGGGGACGGGATCCATCTCGTGGATCCCGCCAGCGGCGAGAGCGTGGAGGTGCTCGCCGGGGAGGGGCACTATGAGCAGGTGGCCTTCGACGAATCGGGCGAACGCTTCGCCTTCCTCAGCAATGTGGACGAGTGGGAGATGGACCAGCCGTCCTTCGCGCTCTACCGGTCCGACGGCGGGGCGGCGGAGAAGGTGGCCGACCACGAGACGGCCGGCGTGCCCGCCGGCTGGTGGATCAGCGAGAACGGGTCCGTCTCCTTCAGCGAGGACGGGGACCGTCTCTTCTTCGGCACCGCGCCGCGTCCCGAGCCCGAGCCCGACGAGGAGATCCTCGACGCGGATCGCGTGACGCTCGACATCTGGAACTGGCGCGACCCGTACCTGCAGCCGATGCAACTCGTGCAGGCGAACCGCGAGCGCAACCGGTCCTACCTGGCCGTGAAGCACGAGGGCCGGGACGCCGTCGTCCAGTTGGGCACGGCGAGCATCCCCGATGTGTCACGCACGGAGACCGGCACGAGCGACTACGTTCTCGCCACGAGCGATGTGCCTCACCGCCAGAAGATCTCGTGGGATGGACGATACGAGGACGCCTACGCGGTGGATGTCCTGACCGGCGAACGCCGCATGATCGTGGAAGGCGTGCGCGGCTTCGGCGGCGCCAGCCTCTCGCCGGAGGGGACGTACGCGTACTGGTGGGACGAAACGGACCGGGACTGGAAGGCCGCGCCGATGGACGGCTCCGAACCCGCGCGCAGCCTGACCGGGAGTCTTCCCGTCGCCTTCTACAACGAACTCGACGACCACCCGCAGGGACCGCCCCCCTATGGCGGCGCGACGTGGGTCGAGGGCGATGCCGCCATGCTCGTGTACGACCGGAACGACGTGTGGCGCGTCGACCCGAGCGGCGAAGACCCCGCCGTGCGTCTCACCGAGGGGCGGGAGGCCGATCTACGCTATCGCGTGCAGCGCGTGGCCGAGGGCGGCGGCGGCAACTTCTTCGGGTTCGGCGGCTTCGGCGGAGGCGGGGCCGGCGAGGGCATCGAGGAGGGCGAGGTCCTCTTCTCGGTCTTCGACATGGGAACGAAGGCGTCCGGGTTCGCGCGCGGTCGGACCGACGAGGCCGGCCGGATCGAGGAACTGATCATGGGCGACGTGCGTTACGCGTCGCCGGCGAAGGCCGAGGACGCCGAGCGCCATGTGTGGACGCGCCAGACGTTCGTCGAGTTTCCGGATCTGTGGGTCGGTGACGCGGATTTCGGGAACGCGCGCAAACTGAGCGACGCGAACCCGCAGCAGGACGAGTACCGCTGGGGGAGCGCCGAACTCGTCCACTGGATGTCGAACGACCGCACGCCGCTCGACGGCATCCTGATCAAGCCGGACGGCTTCGATCCCTCGCAGCAGTATCCGCTCATGGTCTACTTCTACGAGCGCATGTCCGACGGGCTGCATAGTTATCAGCCGCCCCTGCCGAACCGCGCTTCGGTGCGCTTCTCCTTCTACGCGAGCCGCGGCTACGTCGTGTTCGTCCCCGACATCCCGTACGAGATCGGCTATCCGGGCGAGAGCGCGCTCGACGCCGTCGTGCCCGGCGTGCAGGCGCTCATCGCGCAGGGGTTCATCGATCCGGACCGGGTCGGCGTGCAGGGCCACTCCTGGGGCGGCTACCAGATCGCCTACATGATCACGAAGACGAACGTCTTCGCCGCCGCTGAAGCCGGCGCGCCCGTGTCGAACATGACGAGCGCCTACGGAGGCATCCGCTGGCAGAGCGGGATGAGCCGCATGTTCCAGTACGAGCGCACGCAGAGCCGGATCGGCGGGACGCTCTGGGACGAACGCGACCGCTACGTCCACAACTCGCCCGTCTTCTTCGCGGACAAGATCCGGACTCCGCTCCTCATGCTGCACAACGACGAGGACGGCGCGGTGCCGTGGTACCAGGGGATCGAGATGTTCGTCGCCATGCGCCGGCTGGGGCTGCCCGTGTTCATGCTGAACTACAACGGCGAGGGACACGGTCTCGGGCGACAGGCGAACCAGGAGGACTGGGCGATCCGCATGCAGCAGTTCTTCGACTACTACCTGATCGACGCCCCGGCCCCGCGCTGGATGGAGGAAGGCGTTCCGGCCGTCGTGAAGGGCCGCGACCTCGGCCTCGAACTCATCGGAAAGCCGGTCTCCGAACAGGGCGGCGTCTCCAGCGAGCGCGGCTCGAGAGGGTGA